Genomic segment of Prosthecobacter debontii:
CCTCCAAAGCGACGGGAGCTTTGCGAATCTGAATGGTGCCCGACTCCAATCGGACGAGGTCCAAGAGATCATTGATGAGCTTCAGCAACCGCATCGCATTATTATGCATCGTCGCCAAGAGATCATCCCGCTCCTGCTCGACCATGTGCGGCCCGCGTGTCTTCAGCGTCTCGATCGGTGCCAGCAGCAGCGTCAGCGGAGTGCGCAATTCATGGCTGACATTGGCGAAGAAACGGCTCTTCGCTTCATCCAACTCCCGAAGCTTCTTGTTATTCTCCTCCAATTTCGCGTTGGAATCTTCAAGCTGTGTCTTGGATTGCTCAAGTTGACCGTAGGAATCGGCCAGACGATCATTGGCATCCTGGAGTTTTTCCCGACTGCTATCCAGCCGCTGGCGGAGTTCAAACTCGGTGAGACGAATGTTGTTGTAAAACCAGGTGCCCGCAGCGGTGAACACACCAGTCACAAAGAGGAAATACAAGTTGTTATAAAAGATGCTCGGCTTCTCGATCGGACCGTGCGCGAAACACGCCGCCAGATACATCAAGATCGTCATCAAGACCACGGCAATGCTTTCAGCCAAAGGCCAGCGCATCAGGATGGCCGCCCCAAGCATGACGAGGTTCAACCCCGCATAGTAAGGAGAGGCAAAGCCCTCCCGCACATAGATCATCCAAGCAATGGACCCCATCAACGGGGCGGCCATGGCCAGCCCGAAGACACGGTGCCAGTGACGACCGAACTCCGTGCCTAGGACCATCCGGATGATGATCAAAATGACGACCGTAACGACGCGAAACGGAAAGAACTGCTTCACGCCTTCCTCTTGATACACCACCCAATCAAGGGTGCTGCCACCCAGCATGAAGATACAGGCCAGCACACCGCACATCCGATAGTTCTTCACCCGGATGCCGCGCTCATAGTCCTGAAACTGCCGCATCAATTCAGGAGCGGACAGCGTTTCAGCACTGGAGGCTGGACTGGAGACGGCGGTCATATCAAGAGCCCGGTTTTCTCACCTCCAAAAAGATATTCACGCCTGTTTCTTCTGCCTTTACTGACGAAGCGCCAGCAGGAGCTCGAGAGGGAGCTAGTTTCAAAAATTGCTCTTCATCGCGATAGACGAGATGCCATTCCGCCAAATACTCCATCCAGTTCCGCCAGGGGTTGCTGGTATGAACATTGGTGGCAATCAAAAGCCCCCCAGGAGCCAACATGTCGTAAAAAATCTCCAGCAGGCGGCGGCAGATACGATCCGAAAGGTAATCGAACAAACCGGCACAATACACCACGTCGTATTGCCCCTGAGTCGCCGGATTTGGACGACCCGCCTCTTTCAAAATCTGATGCACGGATCGCTTTTCGAACTGAATCTCCGTTGATCGACGATTCTCGATCTTGATCTCACCGAGAACGCCACTGGTGCTTTCCAGGGTTTCATCGTTGAAATCCAAGAGGTCAAAGCAAGCCGTATCCGCGACATCCGATTTCAGGAATCTCTGAATCTCCTGAGCAGGGCCACATCCCAGGTTATAGATTCGCGCTCTGCCGCGCAATTGCGTGGCGCGTTGTGTTTCCGCCGTCAACTGTTCCACCAAGTAAATGATACGATTGCGGTGAGCGATCACCGGCGGAATCTCCAGATAGAGCTTGTTCAGGAGTTTAGCGAAAACAGAACTCCCTTCATAGGGATCCCGGAGCATCATGCTCACCATTTCGTAATCTCCCGCATAGCCGAGCGGTTTGGCATAGGTGCGATAGACGAAGGGCGCGCACAGAACAAGCGGATGCAACTGACGCTTGATGTAACTGCGATGCACAGGCTGAATGTCTTGAGGAATCTGATTGGCAATATCCTCGAAACGGCGCATTAACGGCAAAACGATCGGAACAACAGGAGCTTCCAGTTTTTGAATGATCTCAATTTCCGCTTGGTGACGGTCCCCCGCAGGCATAGAGCGGACACCTAACTCGACCTGCTCCATCCAGCGGCGCAGATCGGTAAGAAGCGTCTGCATATCCGCCACCACCACCTTGAAATCTGGCCAAACTTTATAGGTGCGTTCGGTCTGCTGTAAAAACTCAGTAAACTCCGCAACCAATCGCTCCTGCTGCTGAACTGGATTAAATACATCAACGTCAATCCAGGCCTCATCATCAAGAGACACTTCAAGGATCAGCATGATCCCCGTATTCACTAGATTGGTAATAACAGCGCGCCCCGAATAAAGCATCCGGTCATTCACAGTAACTCGGAAATCCGTAAGCACCTCGGAAAGCTGGAGAATACTGTAGGGATTATAAACTTCAAAAACAGCCAAGTGTCGACTCAGTCGATGCACGGTGCCACGCACCTCTGCACCCTGACTGTTCCTGCACACAATGATGCTGAGGTTCTCTCCTACAAGTCCGGAGGTGCCGGACACTAATGTTGAGGAATCTGCGGACATCTTTTAATGAAGGAGAATGAAATAAAAATGAACTGGGGACGTCCCCTTCGAATGACGGTAACCTGTTTGTCCAGAACGGATGAATGGGTCAAGAAGATTATTCACAAGGGCAAAAATCAAAGATGGTAACCTAAAATAAGTCGTTAATCAAAAACTACCATTTATTAACTTACTTTGAAACCGCTCATGTGCATGTGATAAAACATTCATTTTCAATACTGTTAAACATTAATCGATCACTCATAAACTTGCATGAAATAGTTACAGAAGAGCGAGGTCGAAGACTTTGTGAACACATATAGTGTTTACTGTTTTCATAAACGTGCAATTTGCCACATAAAAAGATTTAAAACGCCGAAGGTGAGCAAAAAACACCCCTCGGCTTGATTGACACCCTTTAGCGTTCATACGATTTTCACTTAACCCATTAACCTCACCCACATAAAACGAGTGAGGTCCGCATCATCCTTCAGCTTGCTGGTGCGCGTATTCGGAATCATGTCTCTCCCTCAATGACAAATCGTCTGCCCCAAATCGTGATTGTAGGCGCGGGTCCAGCGGGCTGCACGCTAGCCGCATTCCTGGCTCAGCGTGGCCTTTCCTGTGTGGTGTTTGATGATGACAAGCGCCCCGACCTCTTGGTCGGGGAGTCACTCATCCCTGGTGTTGTCCCCGTTTTTCGCCAACTCGGCATCGAAGACCGTGTCGCGGAGATCTCCGTCAGAAAGCCAGGAGCTTCGTTTTTTGTGACGGGTGATGGCCCTAGAATTCACTTTAGTTTCAAGAATGTCGAAGGTCACCTCCCCCCCTATTCTTTTAACAGTCCACGGCCAGAATTGGACAACCTGCTTCGCCTGAGAGCTGAAGAACTCGGTGCCAAATTCATTCATGCACGGGCTGAGGTGATCGCCTCAGAACAGATGGGACATCCGACGGTCCGGCTCTCTGAGACCAGTCTGAAGCAGGCGGGTTTACCACTCGATGCTCAGCCGCTGCTGATCGATGCCAGTGGACGCGCTCGTTGTTTTGCCCGGGCGATGCAGATTCCAGCCATCCGTGGCGGCAGGGATGATATTGCCTATTTTGCTCACTACGAAGACTTCGACCATGATGAGGTGGAGCCCGGCCAAGTGATCATTTCTGTGCTCAAAGCGGGATGGAGTTGGCGTATCCCCCTGCCCGGTCGTCTTTCAGTCGGCATTGTCGTGGATAAAGACCATGCCAAAACATTAGGCACGACTGCGGAAGAACGCTTGGAAACGGCACTGCGTGAGGAGCCTATGCTGGCGGCCAAAGGCCGTCGCGCTAAACGCCTCACGCCCGTCATGACCTACACGAACTACCAATTGCTCTCCACACAAGGTTATGGACCAGGGTGGGTTCTGCTGGGGGATGCCTTTGGTTTCGTGGACCCCATGTTATCGCCGGGGCTCTTCATGTCCTTGGAAGGAGCCCGCCAATTGGATGCCTGTGTCTTTGCAAAAGGTGCGGACATCCTGAACCATCCCCAGGCTCTCCAGAAAGCCCTAGCCGCCTACAGCCGCCGCATCGTGCAGTGGCACCATGCTTGGACCGAGTTGGTGAATTATTTTTACGATGGGCGCATCTTCCGCATCCATCTTGCGGGCAAGAATCTCGCGATGAAGCCCTCCCCCTTTAATCTAGCCAGCATTATGGAGAGGCATTCCACCTTCCACATCGCCAGCATGGCTTCCGGCGGCTACACACGCTCCCTTTACAGCCGCAGCTTGATGCGTCTGCTCTCGAAATATCTCGTCTGGCAAGTGCCTGCGGCAGAGAACTTCGCGGTCAAAAAAGCCTGGCCCCATGAACGAGGCCAAGCTGCCTGAAGCGAGTGACTGATCGGACTATTACAGCTCTTTGATCTTGATGCTGCGGATCCAGACTTTGTCATGATGATCCGTGAGCATCAGGCGGCCTTTGCCAGGAGCGAAACCCACCTTACTTTTAAATTTACTCGCGGCAATACGCGCCTTCCAGTCGTCTGACGTAGTATCCGCTTCACACACCAGTTGACCATTCAGCCAATGCTGGATCTTGCCCGCCTGCACAACAACGCGGCTGCTGTTCCATTGGCCAGGGGGATTCAGAGGCTTATCAGCGGCCGGCTCTTTGATGTCATAGATGGAAGCTGTGGTGTGGCTGCCGCCACGCTTACCGTCCGGGTGCTTCTCATCATCAATCATCTGATACTCAATGCCCAGCCACTCCTTGCTACCGATCTTGGCCACCCAGTATTTGATGCCGTTGTTACCGCCGTCTTCCACCTTCCACTCCCACTCGAGATCGAAGTCGGTGTATTCTTTTTCAGACAGCAAATTGCCCCCTGGCGTGCCATTCAAATGCAGGACACCGCCCTCGATCACCCACCCTGCTCCAGGGGCAGCACCGTCAGCTCCCGTCCAGCCATTCAAGGTCTGACCATCAAATAGGGAAACGGCATCACCAGCGCACAGAGAACCGCAGGCCAGCGTGAGTAATGTATAGAGCAACGAGACTTTCATAGGAGTGATCATGGTAGGAGGGCCGATATTTCTGGCAAGCAGAGAGCCACCAGGAATTCAGACCCATCAAACGCAAAATTTCACCTGCTCTATTCACGAGTCTGGTTAAGATGAAACAAATGGCGAACGAGGAGCAAACAGGCAAGTCCCCCACTCCCCCTTGGGAAGCGAAAAAGGCCTCTTCAAAACGTGGGCTCCTGCGTAAAATCATTCTTTGGTCAATTGCAACCGGTGTCTTGCTCTTGGTTCTCTATGGCCTGAAGCCACGACCGATCGAAGTCGAGTTAGCCCAGGTGCGCACGGCTCCCCTCACCGTGCACGTCATGGAGGAGGGTAAAACCCGCATCCGTAACCGGTATGTGGTCGCAGCTCCCGTGAGTGGCCAGATGAAGCGGGTATCGTTGAAAGCAGGCGATGAAGTCGAGGCGAATAAAAC
This window contains:
- a CDS encoding class I SAM-dependent methyltransferase; its protein translation is MSADSSTLVSGTSGLVGENLSIIVCRNSQGAEVRGTVHRLSRHLAVFEVYNPYSILQLSEVLTDFRVTVNDRMLYSGRAVITNLVNTGIMLILEVSLDDEAWIDVDVFNPVQQQERLVAEFTEFLQQTERTYKVWPDFKVVVADMQTLLTDLRRWMEQVELGVRSMPAGDRHQAEIEIIQKLEAPVVPIVLPLMRRFEDIANQIPQDIQPVHRSYIKRQLHPLVLCAPFVYRTYAKPLGYAGDYEMVSMMLRDPYEGSSVFAKLLNKLYLEIPPVIAHRNRIIYLVEQLTAETQRATQLRGRARIYNLGCGPAQEIQRFLKSDVADTACFDLLDFNDETLESTSGVLGEIKIENRRSTEIQFEKRSVHQILKEAGRPNPATQGQYDVVYCAGLFDYLSDRICRRLLEIFYDMLAPGGLLIATNVHTSNPWRNWMEYLAEWHLVYRDEEQFLKLAPSRAPAGASSVKAEETGVNIFLEVRKPGS
- a CDS encoding NAD(P)/FAD-dependent oxidoreductase, with protein sequence MTNRLPQIVIVGAGPAGCTLAAFLAQRGLSCVVFDDDKRPDLLVGESLIPGVVPVFRQLGIEDRVAEISVRKPGASFFVTGDGPRIHFSFKNVEGHLPPYSFNSPRPELDNLLRLRAEELGAKFIHARAEVIASEQMGHPTVRLSETSLKQAGLPLDAQPLLIDASGRARCFARAMQIPAIRGGRDDIAYFAHYEDFDHDEVEPGQVIISVLKAGWSWRIPLPGRLSVGIVVDKDHAKTLGTTAEERLETALREEPMLAAKGRRAKRLTPVMTYTNYQLLSTQGYGPGWVLLGDAFGFVDPMLSPGLFMSLEGARQLDACVFAKGADILNHPQALQKALAAYSRRIVQWHHAWTELVNYFYDGRIFRIHLAGKNLAMKPSPFNLASIMERHSTFHIASMASGGYTRSLYSRSLMRLLSKYLVWQVPAAENFAVKKAWPHERGQAA
- a CDS encoding 3-keto-disaccharide hydrolase, with amino-acid sequence MKVSLLYTLLTLACGSLCAGDAVSLFDGQTLNGWTGADGAAPGAGWVIEGGVLHLNGTPGGNLLSEKEYTDFDLEWEWKVEDGGNNGIKYWVAKIGSKEWLGIEYQMIDDEKHPDGKRGGSHTTASIYDIKEPAADKPLNPPGQWNSSRVVVQAGKIQHWLNGQLVCEADTTSDDWKARIAASKFKSKVGFAPGKGRLMLTDHHDKVWIRSIKIKEL